One genomic segment of Garra rufa chromosome 13, GarRuf1.0, whole genome shotgun sequence includes these proteins:
- the LOC141348588 gene encoding E3 SUMO-protein ligase ZBED1-like, with translation MSQSVENSGGDGESENVTKLVQKKGAHSTVWNFFGFKPEDDAQTVIICKQCFGIVAAPQGNTTNLYNHLKRHHKIQYELAMKDKGATTQSTSRQTTQTSITQTLYGASPYPSSSQRHKEITNAIAYHLAKDMAPINTVQNEGFKAMMKTLDKRYCLPSRNYFSSVALPDLYTRCRTTVEEELQNIHYFAATTDLWSSRTMEPYLSLTVHFITRDFKLKSRCLQTVFFPADHTGEELAQGLKESLNSWSLEEQKMVCITTDSGANIVKATSLNNWTRLQCFGHRLHLAIENAMKDSRIERAVGLCKKIVAYFSHSWKRKRELAIAQKELNLPEHQLKTECPTRWGSRQAMVQRVLEQQTAIGHVLSSDRKARHLTPTWQDIEVLEVINKTLTPLADFTDALSGEQYVTSSSVKPVLHLFETMMAVQEDDTDLARSIKSKILHYLQEKYSDPHTQELLNLATALDPRFKLDYVSEDNKVSVKDRLKNEMTSIGMQSPPTTVPSTQPSLLPVEKKRKTLGSFFKAAKGNEAAASSSDSQENDVDMELGSYLLTRNIDSEDDPLVWWNENKGQYPKLSLLARKYLCITATSSPSERVFSTGGNIVTCLRSSLKPENVDRLVFLAKNL, from the exons ATGAGCCAAAGTGTGGAAAATTCTGGTGGCGACGGCGAAAGTGAGAATGTGACAAAATTAGTACAGAAAAAAGGAGCACATTCCACTGTGTGGAACTTCTTCGGGTTTAAACCCGAAGACGATGCGCAAACAGTGATCATTTGTAAGCAGTGTTTTGGCATCGTCGCAGCACCGCAAGGTAATACCACTAATCTGTACAACCACCTCAAACGTCACCACAAAATACAGTACGAGTTAGCCATGAAAGACAAGGGAGCCACAACTCAAAGCACCAGTCGCCAGACAACACAAACTTCCATAACTCAGACGTTGTACGGAGCATCGCCATACCCGTCAAGTTCACAGCGGCACAAAGAGATAACAAACGCCATCGCTTATCATTTAGCTAAAGACATGGCTCCAATCAACACTGTTCAAAATGAGGGATTTAAGGCTATGATGAAGACTTTAGACAAGCGCTACTGTTTGCCCTCTCGCAATTATTTTTCATCCGTTGCACTGCCAGATCTATACACCCGGTGTCGTACGACAGTCGAGGAAGAACTGCAGAATATTCATTACTTTGCGGCAACAACAGACCTATGGTCAAGTCGAACCATGGAGCCTTATTTAAGCTTGACAGTGCATTTCATAACAAGGGACTTCAAATTGAAAAGCCGCTGCCTACAGACGGTGTTCTTCCCTGCTGATCACACTGGCGAGGAATTGGCTCAAGGACTAAAGGAGAGTCTCAACTCCTGGAGTTTGGAGGAGCAAAAAATGGTGTGCATCACCACAGACAGTGGAGCAAACATTGTGAAAGCAACCTCCCTAAACAACTGGACAAGGCTTCAATGTTTTGGCCATAGACTACATCTGGCTATAG AGAATGCAATGAAAGACTCACGGATTGAACGAGCTGTGGGTCTTTGCAAAAAGATTGTGGCCTACTTCAGCCATAGTTGGAAGCGGAAGAGGGAGCTTGCTATTGCCCAAAAGGAGCTCAACCTGCCTGAACACCAGCTTAAAACGGAGTGCCCGACAAGATGGGGATCCCGACAAGCTATGGTCCAGAGGGTCCTTGAACAGCAAACTGCTATTGGTCATGTTCTCTCCTCTGACCGGAAAGCTAGACACCTGACACCAACCTGGCAAGACATCGAAGTCCTTGAAGTAATCAACAAGACActcaccccactggcagattttaCTGATGCTCTGTCAGGGGAGCAGTACGTTACTAGCTCCTCAGTCAAGCCGGTCCTCCACCTTTTTGAAACAATGATGGCAGTGCAGGAAGATGATACAGATCTTGCACGATCAATTAAGTCAAAAATCCTGCATTACCTTCAAGAGAAGTATAGTGATCCACACACTCAGGAGCTGCTCAATTTAGCCACAGCATTGGATCCACGATTTAAACTGGACTATGTCAGTGAGGACAACAAAGTCAGTGTCAAGGACAGACTGAAGAATGAGATGACTAGCATTGGTATG CAAAGTCCCCCCACAACTGTCCCCAGCACCCAGCCTTCGCTGCTCCCCGTAGAAAAGAAGAGAAAAACCTTAGGcagtttttttaaagcagcgaaGGGCAATGAGGCAGCAGCATCCTCATCTGATTCACAAGAGAATGATGTTGACATGGAGCTCGGCTCATATCTGCTCACGAGAAACATTGACAGCGAAGATGACCCCTTAGTCTGGTGGAATGAAAACAAGGGACAATATCCAAAACTGTCTCTGCTGGCAAGGAAATACCTATGTATCACTGCTACAAGTTCCCCATCAGAAAGGGTTTTTAGCACAGGGGGGAACATTGTAACATGCCTGCGTTCCTCCCTAAAACCTGAAAATGTTGATCGTTTAGTGTTCTTGGCCAAGAACCTTTAA